The Lolium rigidum isolate FL_2022 chromosome 2, APGP_CSIRO_Lrig_0.1, whole genome shotgun sequence genomic interval TTCTTCACAGCCTGATTACAAAATCGCATTTCTAGGACCTTGCTTAACATTTAATAAAAGAAAAGTTGGCCAATTTAATTTAATGATCATGAATAATAAACAAGTAGCTATAAATACAGAGGTTATGAATAATTTAGACCTCACCTCAGCTTTCTGACACTTGAACTGCACCCTAGATACATATCATTAGTCATAAGGCAAGAAATCATCACTTCTTAGTCCTTGTAGATAATCGCAAGGGTAAAGTAGAAATAAAAAGGGGACGTGTGAGCCTACCTATGAACAAGAAAATAACCATATAGAAATCTTAGACATAAAAAATACACCACTGGGGGTTGGCATCAAGGAGGACAAAGGACATAGGGTCCACCATTTCTATTGATTCAAAACACCTTAATGAAGGATAGCGAATACGTAAACTGCAAAAGCGAGAATATCCGGGTTCAGTTAAAGCTAAACAAACGATTGTACAACCCTGCTTATCTACCTAAATGCTAAGTAGTTGTACCTCTGAGAAAAATGATGATGCAAGGCAGAGACCGTATCTTTTTCATACGAAGGACATGAAGCATAGTAAGGATGCAGAAACCATTATCACCCTCTTAAAGGAACTATTTTTTCAGATCCAACCTGCAATACAAATTCAGCCTGTACAATTCCTAGGATTCTTTATCCTTAACTAATCATGTTCCTATTGCTATAAAAACATAGACCTGTTAATCCTAACAAATAAACAAAAAAGTGAAAATCCTATATCTAAAGGTTGTTACTTGAGGCCCTAGCTAGGCTGGATAATTTTAAATTGAGATAAATCTAGAGTTCTATTATTAACAGAACAATAGTAAAAATAAAGCACATACCATGAGTGCTTTGCCATCAAGGACGGATGCTCTTTCTCCGTGTACACAATATTGCATTGTTGTACTTCCCACTGgtcaaagcaaaacaaaataaattaaaataatACATGAAGGAAAATAATAGAGCTGAAAAGTCGCCACCATGGCAATAGTTAGGAAATAATTCTCTTTGTACAGTTATATGTTAATTCTCTCAATACAGTTATATGTCTAGCCCAACGGCATCCTTTGAAAGGTCTTTATTTTTCTCCTTTGCAAGTAGCCAAGTAGACTTTCTATTGGCCTGATTGTGAAACCAGTCCAAATGAATTGTATGGATTGCTTCTAGCCTAGATCCAGCGTTGTAAAATAGGGCTTGCAGAGATGTCCTTACAACTGAGGCTGCTAGCCCCATTTACAGTATAGAGTAATAGCTGCTCTGTTTCACCGGCTGAACAAACGATTGGAAAGGTTAATAATTATTCTCGTTATATATTTAAAATTATGCCAAAGTTCACAGGAAATGAGGCGGTTAGCCCAATTTACAGTATAGAGTAATAGCTGCTCTGCTTCACCGGCTGAACAAACGATCGAGAAGGATAATAATTATGCTCATTATATATTTAAAATTATGCCAAAGTTCACAGGCAAAGTATAAGCATTTTCCATAATGCAAAATTTACAGGATTACACTTTCCAGGATGGACAACAATTGGTGATCCTCTCAGATTATTGTCTGACTTCCTCTAAGACAAACTAAGACATTCATCACAACTATCAATAGAGGAATCCTTCAATTCTAGGCTTTCCCATTGTCCATTTTATTTTATGAACAATGCATATGTAAGAACAGCATAGAGGTGTAGATAAACCAACGTGGAAAGAACATCAGTATAACTATTTTTTGAAGGAAAATATCAGTTAACCAAAGAACACCAAAGACTTAAAGAAGCAACTGTTTTTAGAGGAAAGAAGTAACAAATGCATGCCATGGAAATAAGAAACTACTAACAAAACTGTCATATATGGCTGGCCAGTAGGATTGAAGCATTCAAGTTCAGGAAATTCACATGCCTGCCTAATAATCAGCGCAATTTGCCCAGGCTCAGATCCTTCCATATATCCAGGATCCAGCCCCAGTCCCCATAAACTTAACCTAGGGTACCaatctctattcagtgtaaaaaaaactaaaatacacACCATTCACTTCCCTTTATACGTCCTAGACAATGCATAATGCTCTCCATATTACGTTTATCTAGTTTTAAGCACATAATTTATGGGTTACCACCTTGTTAGCTTTGTTGTTTGCATTAAATAACAGTGTCTCTCAAAATAACCTTGTTTTATAAGATTAGTATTCGATAACCTTACATGATATATAGAGATTTATCATCTTCAATACAAGAAGTACATTCAGCCATAACACCTGGGCGAACCAGTGAGTTTACGTAAAAGAATTAGCAGATAAAATATTAACAGATGTCAAAACTGCATTAAGTGAGATGTTATAACATGTGAATGAACGAAAAAAGACAGGTACATAATAAACATGCTTAGGTGTGCCATCCTTAGTCAACTCAAATAGGCTGACATGCCTTACTATCCAATGAGAGGCTATCTTGATACACGTAACTGTTCAATAAAAGATAATAAAAGCTAAAAACAAAGCTGCAAAATATAACAGGTAACCATTGCTTACCTGCATCTTTAGTGGAGGAGTGGGCGTTGAGCCATGCCACAAACGCAGAGCCGCAGATGAAGGCGCAATCCATGGCTGTGCTCGAGCAGTAAGCTCATGATGCTGCATCCATACACAAGTTTAGAGTCGTGTTATTACCTCATCAAGACTCTGAAGCGTATTACACTCCCACGAGCAACGAAGCATCCTAAATGACACATCCACGTAAGCTCCAGGTCAAGGCCAATGTGTTTTACATCTCTTGTAGCTATAATATGAGCATCTGAAATTTAAAATGAAGCAACACGTTAACATAAATATCCAGATGTTTCAGCCATGGGCCTTGACTGACATGGTATATAAGCAAAACATAAGTGGGCCAAGACAATGAACACATTCAGATGTAAAAATTCTAATCTTCAGAATAGACAAATTGGAATATAACATTTAAGATAGCATGTACAATCTCCAGAAAATAGCCGTTTATTCATATATCTGAGTTGAGATAAAAGGTCCTACTCAAACACCAACACATTAGATTTGGTTGCGATCTCACAAAAAGCAATTTAGATGAAGTGGATACAGGGATAATAAATACTGAGGAAGCACATGTGAGAGACATTTATAAACTAACCTTAACTGTCTGAATTTTCTGTAGTGGAAAATATTCAGTGTCCAAAATATTTGAGCCAGTCCAGTCCTGCAATTTTCCAATTGTGTGCTTGGAGTCACCGCCAAGAGCTTTTGTGTACTTGGAGTCACCGCAAAGAGCAAACCATCAAACCCAATCATGTAGGTATAAACAAAAGAATCTGACATGCACAAATTAATTTATGTACGGAACTGTTGTCTCTGACATCACTAGGAGAGGCAAGAAGAAACCTGAATCTTTATTAAATGCAAGGACCTCTTCACCTCTGCTCAATACAAATATCAAAAGCATCACTGTCATCAGGTAGAAGAAAGCGccagtgtcattaggtacaaaaaATGTGTGCCTTACACTCCCTTGCTCTGCATCCTCTTCTACATCTTTCTTAATCGTTTCTTGTACCTAGAACACTGCACTAAATCCAGATTAGTGAGACAAAATAAAATAGACCAAACCTACAGAGAAGGCACAACCAGCGGCAAACATTCACCTAAATAAAATTAGAGAACAATAATTGATTTAAGTTGTATTTTTTAAACCATATCTACTTGGAATCTATTCGAAAGACAAGAACGCACGCCAACAAACTATGACAGGTCAAGAAAACCAAGAATCATGAAATAATTTTCATCTTCCCTGTTTAACAGGCCTAGGGAGTAAATCCAAAAGAAAACTTCTTCTGTTTGAAAAATACATGATCCCCGAACCAATTACTAAGAAACCCTTACATATATGATAGGAGCAGACACTACATAATTAGGAGAGATTTGTGGTTACTCTGCTTTACCTCCATTAAGGTATTTTTTGTATTGTTGTCATATGCATTATATGATCTTAATCTCTCTCACACTCGCTAAAATCTTGTATGTCGACAGAAGTAAGAACAAATGATGTATGTCGACAGAATATCAAGTGAGCCTACCTGTGGGGAAATAACGGAATGCAAACGGATAGAATTTCTGGAAATTAGAAGGCCTTGTAACCTGGATTGTGAAGATCACATTATTAGCAAGCAGTTACAGTACAACTGAATATCATCATTTAGTTGTAGCTTGTTGTTCCATTCAATCacaagactttggcaattgaattCTGTTCAAGTGAGGGTTCACCACAGGTTATTTCACCCTTGACAAATACGATCATTTCAAATATAATTAACTTACATACTCAATTCTTCTTCCCCTTCCAATCTCCCTCACTATCAGCAGCCAATCACCCGAACAAGAACTGGATGCACAAGCTAAAAAGGTAAGAGAAATTTGCCTCAAAATCTAGGAAAAAATGTCCCAAAAAATTATTCGGGAAAGGAAATACCTCACAAGGTGCAGTGGCCATGCTTCTCTTGTTGGAGTAGATCTGAGTTCTTTCTTGCATCCTCTTCCATCTCCCTGACCCTTTGTTTTTTCCTTTTCCATCTCCCTCACTAGCAACAACAAAGAACCCAGACAACTAAATTCACAAGGAGAAAAGGCAAGAGAGGCAGAGAAAGGGAGAGGCAGAGAAACCTGGCTCACCTCGTCTCACTCTGGTAGGGGTTTGGCGGCTGCTCGTTTTCCTCCCGTTGAGCAAGGAGATGAGGAAGAAGCAGAGTGGGGTGAGCAGCGTGATGTGCTCTCCCGTCGGCCAACAACCAGTCCTATTGGCGAGGGCACGGCGCATGGTCGTGGGCTGCGCTGCTCTTGAGGCCTGCTCCTGGTCTCCGCCCCACCGCTGCACCTCCATCCGCAACCAGCTCTGGTTGCCAAGGGACGAGCACTGCCTGCCTCCTCCGTCCCTCCGCCTCCCGCATACCAACGAACAAGGACGGGGACGCTGTGCCATGGAGTGGTAGGAGAGAGCACGGAGCTGCCGACGCGAAGAGGGAGGAGAGCATGAGCGATTGGTGGAGCGGAAGGAGGGGGATTGGGGAGGACGAAGCGTGCGAGGTGATTGGGGTCCGGCGCCGCCATTGGCCAGGACCAAGCTCGCGTGGGGATTGGGGGAAATGGGCTAGGGTTTCTGTCCCTGGGATGTCCCCTTTTATACCCCACGGTAAAAAAAACGAACGGCCAAGATGCACATCAGACAAGATCCGACGGCCCACAAGCGTtaatcgctgtgaggccccctatggggggcatctattataTCTCTTAATTGCTAAATCCTAACACTTCGATATAGGGTATAGTGTATGTCGTTGCTCACTTCCCACGCCTCATTTCGTTGCTCTGCTCCATTCCTCTGTTCTTATGTTAGCACGTGAGCAGGCTGGCATCATTCGTCGCCAGCACAGCACAGGGGAGGAGTCAACTCACAACCCAACGACAATAAGCCAATAATCTCATGGAGAATCAGAGTAGTGCTACGTTCGCAGTTCCCACGTCCATCTCTGCTTCCCAGTTCCCACCACGTTCTCTCCTCAACCACAGGCTGCGTGAGTAAGCTGGGCAACATATCCAAACGATCTCCCTCTCCCGAGATCGATCGACCAGGCAAAAAAACCCCTTCTTCCTACTTCCTAAGAGGAAATGAAAGGCGGCTTTATTCATAAACTTCTCGTCGACAAGCCATGGCTGGGTCTTGTCGTCCTCTTCTTCGCCATGCCCATTGTTGTTTTGGTATTGCTGGGTGGATCTCCAGTCCTCACTGACTTCAGCATTACGCCGGAGCAACGAAAAGCTTTCTCCCAAGGCTTAGGTACGTGTATCTCTATGAAACAGAGTCGTTAGGAACTTAGAGGTTCATCTTGGTCCGCTGACGTTTGTGTTCTTCGACCATCGTACATGACTTgagatttgtttcttgtatgTTCTTTTATGGCACCAGGTTTCCTAGAGCAGCAGGGGCAGCAACGTTTTCGGAATGATCTATCAGGAGGTCTAGTTGGGTCTCCAGGTCCAACTTATAACGAGAGTCGCAGTCAgaaaacagctacaagggatgatGGTAAATATGCTTGTGCCATGTGCTGCTTACATTACACCAGGTTCTCAGGGGTGGGCATGGGGGATGCTGGATAAACTATCCAGCATTATGGATCTATTCTGTGCACTTTTTGTCGACCAAAACTGGAAAAAGTAGTTATTATCCAATTTTAGGGCCTTTTCCGGGATCTGCTAAAGACGCTCTAAGAGGATCCAAGAGAATGATAAATAAGaacgagagtgatagtgagtgagtgagtgagagGGATAATATACAATGTGAAATGTACGATCATGGCTTCATAAGCAAAAGGTGCAAAAAAATTGCTCTGTATAGGACAGACGGAGCTATCTGGTCTTGCGGCGAAAGTTTAGGCGACAATCATGATTTCTTCAGAAAATTCATGCCTTTTCTTAAGTTAGAGGTCCTAGCTATCAATCCATAGTTTTGTGCAATTAACACTTCCCAAACATGAATTTAACATTTTCATTATGTGCACATCACACATGCTAATTCTGAAGATTGCTTTCCAATGCCTAAAGTAATTTATAAAGTTACTCTTGTTTACCTGGTAGAATGTAACTATGCAAAAGGTAAGtggatagcagatgagaagcggcCAGTCTACTCCAGTTATGAGTGCAAGCGATGGATACCAAAAAAATACAATTGTGGCGCGATGGGGCGGACAGATTTATCGTTCGAGAGCTATCGGTGGCAACCACATGGTTGTGAGATGCCCGAGCTTTCAGGGCCAAACTTTCTGGACAGGTACTGGACCCTCTTAGTTCCGTTTTACATCACCTTGAAGGCTTGAATAATAGTGTAGTTTTCTTGGGATCTAACATCTGAGGCTTACTATAGGATGAGGAACAAAACTCTAGCTTTTATTGGAGATTCGCTTGGTAAACAGCAGTTTATGTCTATGATGTGCATAGCTACAAAGGGTAAGCATAGCCCTAAGGTTGAAGACGTTGGGTGGAAATATGGCCTTGTCAAAGCTCCACCTGCTCGAAGAATTGATGGCTGGGCTTATCGATTTCCAGGGACTAACACCACCGTTCTTTTCTATTGGTCTCCTAGTCTATGTGAGCTGGAGGCATTGATGAACACGGCAAGGTCAGCGAAAAGCTATGCGTTGCATCTCGATCGGCCAGCGAGATTCCTGAAGAAGTATCTCCACTCTTTTGATACCCTTGTTCTCAACACCGGCCATCACTGGAACAAAG includes:
- the LOC124690407 gene encoding protein trichome birefringence-like 14 codes for the protein MKGGFIHKLLVDKPWLGLVVLFFAMPIVVLVLLGGSPVLTDFSITPEQRKAFSQGLGFLEQQGQQRFRNDLSGGLVGSPGPTYNESRSQKTATRDDDCFPMPKVIYKVTLVYLVECNYAKGKWIADEKRPVYSSYECKRWIPKKYNCGAMGRTDLSFESYRWQPHGCEMPELSGPNFLDRMRNKTLAFIGDSLGKQQFMSMMCIATKGKHSPKVEDVGWKYGLVKAPPARRIDGWAYRFPGTNTTVLFYWSPSLCELEALMNTARSAKSYALHLDRPARFLKKYLHSFDTLVLNTGHHWNKVRFSINRWKLYADGKPLGNGTLPEDLGPFRNLKLHNIVRWLDSELIRRPYMKVFLRTNSPRHFLHGDWNTGGSCNNTTPLSAGSEVLEDHSSDLPAEHAVTGTRVKLLDITSISQLRSEGHIADHTLKSLSVKYDCSHWCLPGIPDMWNEILFAQI